Proteins from one Chroicocephalus ridibundus chromosome 16, bChrRid1.1, whole genome shotgun sequence genomic window:
- the C1QB gene encoding complement C1q subcomponent subunit B, with translation MQTVWVMLIFLAGGQLASGTLCKTYGTIPGIPGSPGQPGSNGRDGKNGLKGDRGPPGQVEHEGDMGEKGDPGEMGYPGKIGPRGPPGSKGLPGPMGPPGAQGDSGDYKATLKSAFSAARTISSYPRREQPIRFDRIITNVKGHYENRYGRFICQVPGIYYFTYHVTSRSNLCLSVKKGRGGSRGEKVVTFCDYVHSSYQVTTGGVVLKVAANESVWLEPTEKNSLVGIEGSDSIFSGFLVFPDA, from the exons ATGCAGACCGTGTGGGTGATGCTGATCTTCCTGGCTGGAGGGCAGCTTGCAAGCGGCACACTCTGCAAGACCTATGGCACCATCCCAGGCATCCCAGGGTCACCAGGACAGCCTGGCAGCAATGGCAGAGATGGGAAGAATGGCCTAAAGGGCGACCGAG GTCCCCCTGGCCAGGTGGAGCATGAAGGAGACATGGGGGAGAAGGGAGACCCAGGAGAGATGGGGTACCCTGGGAAGATTGGCCCTAGGGGCCCCCCAGGTTCAAAGGGTTTACCAGGTCCCATGGGACCCCCCGGCGCTCAGGGGGACTCTGGTGACTACAAGGCCACCCTCAAGTCCGCCTTCTCTGCTGCCAGGACCATCAGCTCCTACCCACGCCGGGAGCAGCCCATCCGCTTTGATCGCATCATCACCAATGTGAAGGGTCACTACGAGAACCGGTATGGCCGCTTCATCTGCCAAGTCCCAGGCATCTACTACTTCACCTACCACGTCACCTCCAGGAGCAACCTGTGCCTCAGTGTGAAAAAGGGCCGGGGTGGCAGCAGGGGTGAGAAGGTGGTGACCTTCTGTGACTATGTGCACAGCAGCTACCAGGTCACCACGGGTGGCGTGGTCCTCAAGGTGGCAGCGAATGAATCCGTCTGGCTGGAGCCAACAGAGAAGAACTCTCTAGTGGGGATTGAAGGGTCCGACAGCATCTTCTCTGGCTTCCTGGTCTTTCCCGATGCTTAG